In the genome of Luteitalea pratensis, the window GTGTCGACTCGATCGAGCACTTCTACGGCATCGCCGACGCTGCCCTCGACGGTGTGCAGCACTTCCCGGCGGAGATGAACTACAGCAACGAGCTGATGCGCTTCTCCAGGGCTGGCGAGCTCTATGCCCAGGCCGATCCCGCCAAGCTCGAACAGGTGCTCGACCTGATGGTTGCCAGGAAGGTCGCGTGGAGTCCGACGCTCTCGATCTACGAGGCCAGCCGCGACGTCGTGAAGGCGCAGAACCTGCCCTGGTACAGGGATTACCTGCACCCGGCCCTGCAGGCGTTCTTCGAGCCGAATCTCGCCAACCATGGCTCGTACTTCACGGGCTGGACCAACACGATGGAAGTCCGCTGGAAGCAGCAGTACCGCCTCTGGATGGACGCGCTCCTGTCGTTCGGGCACAAGGGTGGCGTCATCACGACCGGAGACGACGCCGGGTTCATCCATTCGCTGTACGGGTTCGGCCTGGTGCGCGAACTCGAGCTGCAGGAGGAAGCCGGATTCTACCCGCTCGACGTCATCAAGCACGGCACCGTCAACGGCGCGACGCTGCTCGGCATGGGTGACAAGCTCGGTCGCGTGCGCCAGGGCTATCTCGCGGACCTGCTGGTCGTGAATGGCAATCCGCTCGAGAACCTGCGCGTCCTCAATCCGTACGGCATCGACGTCTACAAGGACGGACGGATGTCGCGTGGCGGCGGCATCGAGTGGACCATCAAGAACGGCATCCCGTATCACGTGCCGACGCTGATGAAGGAAGTCAAGGCGATGGTCGACGCGGACCGGAAGAAGGCCGAGGTGCGGACGACGAATCCGTAAGGCGTAATGCCGCGATGCCGCGATGTCGCGATGCAGGAACGTAGCATAAGCCGTGAGCCATCTGGCGGCGTCTTCTCAC includes:
- a CDS encoding amidohydrolase family protein; the encoded protein is MVRGWLARRSTTLVAFTITFGALALVGSAQVRPAGRDTAVHARKPSRLLIRRAMVIYGNGKPPYGPMDILVQDGVIANIAPSLPVEADAVIDATGKYVMPGLVDTHMHWHEERGGIPMPIQYERNLYLANGVTLTRENGGNFARSKQWQAESAADQIVAPRMQVYWVVARGNGTTEAIRANVREAKTRGADGLKIFGMDRDQLEATMAEAKAQGLKTTTHIAVEEVTAKDFAELGVDSIEHFYGIADAALDGVQHFPAEMNYSNELMRFSRAGELYAQADPAKLEQVLDLMVARKVAWSPTLSIYEASRDVVKAQNLPWYRDYLHPALQAFFEPNLANHGSYFTGWTNTMEVRWKQQYRLWMDALLSFGHKGGVITTGDDAGFIHSLYGFGLVRELELQEEAGFYPLDVIKHGTVNGATLLGMGDKLGRVRQGYLADLLVVNGNPLENLRVLNPYGIDVYKDGRMSRGGGIEWTIKNGIPYHVPTLMKEVKAMVDADRKKAEVRTTNP